In one Silene latifolia isolate original U9 population chromosome 10, ASM4854445v1, whole genome shotgun sequence genomic region, the following are encoded:
- the LOC141606124 gene encoding uncharacterized protein LOC141606124 isoform X2, whose product MEFSFNLNGEEHVGYKHLDFPELKLSVVGGRPFSCGGSQVYKKKLLTARYGVSSMEESANRIHAAATRAPEDHSIILLAHNGPTGLGSNANDLCGKDWVYGGGDHGDPDLARAISLVKETSSYPIPLVVFGHMHKDLACGGFRKMLTVGADNTMYLNGAIVPRAKYPESGGSVRGFTIVEFSGGTILKVSEMWVLVIDDNTSLKEEHVMFNQNPAPSSRY is encoded by the exons ATGGAGTTCAGCTTCAACTTGAATG GTGAAGAACATGTTGGATACAAGCACTTGGATTTCCCTGAGTTGAAGCTTAGTGTTGTTGGTGGTCGGCCATTTTCTTGTGGGGGTAGTCAGGTATACAAGAAAAAGCTTCTGACTGCAAG ATATGGAGTTAGTAGTATGGAAGAAAGTGCAAATAGAATCCACGCTGCTGCTACTAGGGCTCCAGAGGACCACTCAATTATACTTCTTGCTCATAACGGGCCAACGG GTCTTGGGTCTAATGCGAATGACCTATGTGGTAAAGATTGGGTATATGGCGGTGGAGATCATGGGGATCCAG ATTTGGCCCGAGCGATATCCCTAGTGAAGGAGACATCCAGTTATCCAATTCCTTTGGTAGTTTTTGGTCATATGCATAAAGATCTGGCATGTGGAGGTTTTAGGAAAATGCTAACAGTTGGGGCTGATAACACCATGTACCTGAACGGGGCCATCGTTCCCAGGGCGAAATATCCAGAATCTGGGGGTTCAGTTAGAGGCTTCACTATAGTGGAGTTTTCAGGTGGTACAATACTCAAGGTTAGCGAAATGTGGGTCTTGGTTATTGATGATAATACCTCTTTGAAAGAGGAACATGTTATGTTTAACCAGAATCCAGCACCATCAAGTCG